One part of the Solea solea chromosome 16, fSolSol10.1, whole genome shotgun sequence genome encodes these proteins:
- the LOC131475687 gene encoding heme-binding protein 1-like codes for MIYFSGLVVCLLVLTAEAKSGSGSKAFCADAQQCLVYNVTCNTDDYEVRSYESVKVAATIVKASTLEKAQMIGYSRLLAYFNGSNDMGVCMDPVAPALVRVPHKKDSDYFIQLALPSEYQGEPPIPNDDLVFFIQSIPATYYIRGYHGKKTGENDQKESKSLSHDLDSAGASYIKEYHVSAIYNKPGPEGNMYNEVAFLVMGEPVCED; via the exons AT GATTTATTTTTCAGGGCTTGTTGTCTGTCTGCTGGTGCTGACAGCTGAGGCTAAATCTGG ATCTGGCTCTAAGGCTTTCTGTGCTGATGCACAGCAGTGCTTAGTGTATAATGTGACCTGTAACACAGATGATTATGAG gTGCGTAGCTATGAATCTGTCAAAGTAGCTGCAACAATAGTGAAAGCCTCAACCCTGGAAAAGGCACAGATGATTGGATACTCACGATTACTTGCCTATTTTAACGGTTCCAATGACATGG GAGTATGCATGGACCCAGTAGCTCCTGCTCTTGTGAGAGTACCTCACAAGAAAGACTCTGACTACTTCATACAGTTAGCACTCCCATCTGAATATCAGGGAGAGCCCCCCATTCCAAATGATGATTTG GTGTTTTTCATACAGTCAATACCCGCAACATATTATATAAGGGGATATCATGGAAAGAAAACAGGCGAAAATGACCAAAAGGAAAGTAAGAGTCTGTCTCATGACCTTGACTCTGCTGGTGCAAGCTACATTAAGGAATACCATGTTTCTGCTATATACAACAA GCCAGGGCCAGAAGGAAACATGTACAATGAGGTGGCGTTTCTTGTTATGGGTGAGCCTGTGTGTGAGGATTGA
- the LOC131475681 gene encoding heme-binding protein 1-like, with protein sequence MIYFSGLVVCLLVLTAEAKSGSGSKAFCADAQQCLVYNVTCKTDDYEVRSYESSYVAATIVKASTLEEAQMIGYSRLLAYFNGSNDMGVSMDPVAPGLVIVPHNKATEYFIQLALPAEYQREAPIPTDNSVFVTYTPPTTFYVVGYHGKKTDRKERKAIESLTRDLDSAGASYIKEYHFSAIYIKPGPEGNMYNEVAFLVMDEPVCED encoded by the exons AT GATTTATTTTTCAGGGCTTGTTGTCTGTCTGCTGGTGCTGACAGCTGAGGCTAAATCTGG ATCTGGCTCTAAGGCTTTCTGTGCTGATGCACAGCAGTGCTTAGTGTATAATGTGACCTGTAAAACAGATGATTATGAG gTGCGTAGCTATGAATCTTCCTATGTAGCTGCAACAATAGTGAAAGCCTCAACCCTGGAGGAGGCACAGATGATTGGATACTCACGATTACTTGCCTATTTTAACGGTTCCAATGACATGG GAGTAAGCATGGACCCAGTAGCTCCTGGTCTTGTGATAGTACCTCACAACAAGGCAACTGAGTACTTCATACAGTTAGCACTCCCAGCTGAATATCAGCGAGAGGCCCCCATTCCTACTGACAATTCT GTGTTTGTCACTTATACACCACCCACAACATTTTATGTAGTGGGATATCATGGAAAGAAAACAGACCGAAAAGAACGAAAGGCAATTGAGAGTCTGACTCGTGACCTTGACTCTGCTGGTGCAAGCTACATTAAGGAATACCATTTTTCTGCTATATACATCAA GCCAGGGCCAGAAGGAAACATGTACAATGAGGTGGCGTTTCTTGTTATGGATGAGCCTGTGTGTGAGGATTGA